The following is a genomic window from Neodiprion lecontei isolate iyNeoLeco1 chromosome 4, iyNeoLeco1.1, whole genome shotgun sequence.
ACCGATTAGCTTAGGTAAGAATAATACTagtgtaatttattttcattcatcacATTGTCAAGATTGTTGTGGTATGAATTCGTTTCTTAGATTGTAATAAAGACAATGTCTATAACAAGTACATTTCTTTGTTCTGTATGCTATGGTTTTTTAACCTCACAATCCTTCGAAAGCATTCTTAGCCTTTGTACGCTCAagcttcatttttattataacatcttcctctttttaaattacTTAGTCACGTATAATATCTTCATTCAAGGGAAATTTGAATCCAaagttttctgatcaattgcCTTGTCGCAATATTaagtaaacttttttcatctcatttCAGATGAGTGTAAATGCGATATCCAAGGTTCACCTTCCAAACTAATCAGACAAGTTCAGCGAACAAATCAAATCAAAAGTGGCAAGCATCGTCTGGCCATACTCGTGCCATTCAGGGATCGCTTTGATGAATTGCTCATTTTTGTCCCTCACATGCATAAGTTTCTTAGTAAACAGAACATTCGGTATCATATATTTATAGTGAATCAGGTATTAATATTTGTTAGTATTTTCATGCTTCTTTTGTAAGGTATAACCATACAATTAAGTAATTAAACAGTTCCTGTACAGAATGACAATTTTCGTTACCCATCGtttgtgatattttaattataatttcagaTTGATAACTATAGGTTCAATCGAGCATCGCTCATTAATGCAGGTTTCTTGGAAGTACAAAAAGAGTTTGACTACATAGCGATGCATGATGTTGACTTATTGCCTATGAACGATGAACTGCTGTATCATTACCCAGCACAAGGACCTTATCACATTGCCTCACCTGAACTTCATCCGCGATACCATTATCCTACTTTCGTTGGCGGTATTTTACTTGTAAATAGGTACGCAACTTACGTTACAGACATCAAATACTTGTGATCGGGGGGTTATTAATTTGTATTCTATGTATTTCTGACAATGATACAATCTGTTGAATGAAAGCTTGCTGTGAACAAGATAACATACCTTATAATGATATAGTAGCCGCAATTTTCCTTCCAGAGAGCAGTTTGTACAAGTCAATGGAATGTCGAACAAATACTGGGGTTGGGGTTTGGAAGACGACGAATTTTATGTAAGGCTGAAAGAAGCTGGTTTGAATGTTGGCCGGCCAGAAAATGTCAGTACTGGAACGCACAACACATTTAAGTATGTTTTTTCATAAAGTATCATATTTACACGAGGATGAGTTGAATCTTATTTTCGCTGTTCTAACTTCTCAAAATATGGGTGAATTTTATATGCGGGTGCGTCTTATATAGGGACAAAAATTCcggaaattatattaaaatgtTAGAAGGCATATTTTAATGCTTACTACGGCTTGAGACGGCTAGCGACAATGAGGGTAGTTGGGTATAAGTATAACGATAATTTAGTGAAAGCGATGGAAATACAGCATCAAATGGTTTTTTCATCGAGAGCACAACAATCAGTCTTCTAACTGTACATTTTCAATACTTGAACATCTATTTCAGTGAATGAATTATATGTGGGTTTCATTGAATAGTGAATATCAACAACTTGAGTCATGGGTGATTACTTGGGTGATGCTTAGTTGGTACAGCACGGGATTGAATGCCGCGTCTTCTAttagtgtaaaaatttgtatccTGAAATGACCCCCTTTAAAAACGGGGTGCATTTTATTTTCGTGTAAATACAGTaatttgcaattatttttacatgcTGAAAGATTAGAAACCTCGCGTAAtgaaatttgatgttttaatCAGTAATAGTTCAATGATTAACAAATTGCAATGTGTTTGTTCAGGTTTGTATTGTTGTTTTCTGTCAATTCTCCATTATAGACATATACATGATAGGAATAGGAAAAAACGAGACATGACCAAATGTTACAATCAACGTGAAGTTACTCGCAGACGGGATCGACGAACTGGTCTCAAGGATGTATCCTATGAATTGGTCGACATCACAGAACTTACGATTGCAGGAACACCTACAATAACTGTGTTTAAAGTATCATTAGATTGTAATAAAACTGATACACCGTGGTGTGATTGCACTAAATCAGATGACATGAAAGGTGAAAAGGtggaagacaaaaaaaaaaataaaaaatctcagCATGGATCATGAACAAAACTATTCCTTGAAGgacaaaaattagaaaaactaaaattttatgattttacaaatttttctaatcctcatAACTTCCTTTTTGAGTATTTATAACATTAAGGAACTAAGGTACATACAAAAATCGTAGCCACGAAAGATCTATTTAGTCTTCATCTCGCCATTAGAGTACGATAAGCCTGTAAACGCGAAAATTGcattaaatgtaaaaaaatagttttcaaCGGTGCATTGTGATATCTGAAAAGTGGAATGGATggaaatatttcgtttttcggctgtaactgtTGATTCGCTGTTTGCAGCGGCTTCAGTCTAAGCGCAATCGATTTCTCGCGCAATTACCTCGGTATAACGTCGGAATGAATTAGTTTTATCATTTTGCAAAGACTACAGAAAACGAcctaaaaaattacaaagtgGTTACCCTTGCTTTGTTTCCCAgactaaatatttttgtctcACAATCTACGTAAACCCTTCAGAACAGTGGTTCAGTCCAgtagaattcaaaaattcataacaaaAGCTTCACTcatcagatttttattttaaggGAAAAGTTTTGTTAACAGTTGCATCActtatctgaaaaaaatatatcgggGATTGTTCCGTCATTTCAATATGTTTTCTGGTGGAATAAGTGCAGCTGGAGTAGTCGAAGAGATgcttgtaattttcattttcatatctAAATTTTTGgctatttaaaattaatttgttatctagaagaaaaatattgatgtTTCTAAAATAGTCTCaaatgttatgaaaaaaatgtataaattccGCAGCTATTAATGCAAagttgtaaacttgaaaaaaatacaagtccACTCTAGTAATGGATATGCGTATAACTTGtgaggaaaattcaaaaaaaaaatcagattcAAGTTAGTTGACAGATACAAAATCGAAATACGTGGAAAGTGATGTTTTTTACCGTTAGATTGAATTTAGTTTCGAAAGGGTTAAACAACTTtttctcgactaattggaccccaaggaattaggtgaaatcatatttttcacctattttctacaattttttttttaagaatcaATAAGGAATTTTTGGATTCGGGTTTTTGTGGTCAACAATATAGTATTTAAACTatctttcgaaaatattttattgcataATATTACAAAATCACGGCTTATCCATAATAGTGTCAAATGTGTTTTTTACTGTTCGATGTGATATAAGTTCCAGTTGTCCTTaacagaaaattcaaaaaattagtTAGTTTACTTTAGTTTAGTTTATTCAACATTCCTTATTCTATTAAAAGTATTAAGTTTTCATCAGTGTATAATGTTATTATGATATGTTTTGTAATCATAATCACAAGTGAGTGTTCAACATTGTATGATATTGTGTGGTCttcatgtttttattttattcattgcggaatattttttttctcttgtctCTTTCCTCGTTGTCATGGAATGGCCCTACATAAATTGTGGAATTTCCGTGCAGAGGGGAAGGTTGGGATAGTTAtagattatatgtatattttacttGCAATGATTTTTCCTTGATGTTCACCATACCGCTCGATCGATATGTAGAGCTCCAGCTGTCATGGCTCTTTGTTGATATTCATGTCTTGTTCTTTCTTccatttcatttgaatttttatgaaGCTTGATCGCTATATCTTTCAGATATTTTTGGCGTACTTCCagtattttgttttctttatacACTTTGTCCGTTGGATATCTTCGGTCCAAGTTGAGTGGCCTTGATCAGACCTTTCGTGCTTGATCCAGTTCATATAGGTTTTTTTATACGTGTTCCCTATGCAGTGATGccgtattatattattgactGTGCCACAGCATGGTAGATTTCTCTTTCTGTGGTTTTGTTTACGGTTTGGCTTATATTTATCAGTGGATGAAATAgattttcgagttttttttatatacagtATGTGATACTCGTGTATTCCATTTCAtcatttcattaaaaattcttgaaattttatccCAGGTATTTTTGTTCTGTGACTCTATTTACCGAAACGCATTGTCCGTAATTGGTTGTAGTCTGTCCGGTTGCAGGTGtggagttgaatttttttgtacttgtTCTTCCATTTTTTCGATATAAATGCTATggccgtgttcgtaaattgactgacagtactcaaaattccctaggacagagtcAGAGCTATTCACGAACTTGGAAGggcaaaagagataaaagattgctgacagtactgtcagtcaattttcgaacacggcctATGTAGGTTGTCCTTTTTGGGTTTAATGTGAGAAATCTATCATATTGGGATGTTGATAGATAATGTTGTCGTCTTGGGTTGCTAGGGTGGCGGCAGACCGGGAAAACCAGGAATAGTCAGGGAATTGAGTTTAttgggaaaagtcagggaaaaaTCAGGGTATTATGATGGACCACAGGAAAAACATACtttttgtcaaattgtttTCTAACTTCAACATCTTCGTAGCTTCAACTATGTTTCGTAAATTCAGCTAAGCTATCTTTCGGAAATGGTATTGTACAATTTCTAGTTATTTGTGTAAAACAACGAAATACTATGTGTTTTTGAATCCAAATTTATATATCAAAGACGCACAATTTTTGGAGCTTTTGGTAATGAAAACTGCTCAACGTTActtgattttcatcgaaaaagaTCATGCTGGGAATTCCGAATGTTTTGACAAGCAAATTCGgggaattttcatttcacaatcAGAAAAATTGCCGCCACTCTGGTTACTTTTAAGTATGCATCTTCCCACGAATTTGTCGTTATAGTTAAGACTGTTGTCTGCGTATGAAATTATCCTGGATTGTATGTTGAATCTTAGCGTATCGTCATAGTATAATGTAAATAGTAACACGGATAGAATGGTTCCTTGTGGAATGCCACATGTTACTTCTATTTGCCGGCAGTTGGATTCACGCGTCTTTGCTCGTTGCTGTCTCTTTCGGACTTATGCATTGAATTAGCTCTGCGCTTTGCCTCAGATACCTACTCTTCCGAATGTATCCAGCAGTAGGTTGTACGGAACCCTGTTAAACTTcaattgaagttagtaacgttattttAACATTTCATGCTGAGGAAACcccgttatttcgcgattttagaATTGTCTGtaattcagtaaaccgtaataaaacaaaacacactcacatttcgaaatcttagttccttaaaaatcattgtaaaattaagcAAATAGTGATTTGtcccccaatgtttcgttacgataacgttactaacttcaacctcgtgtCAAACGCCTTTGCAAGGTCCAAGATTATTGCAATAGATTTCTTTTAGTTGTTTATTGATCCGTGTATTTCGTTCGTTAGTTGGTGAATCGTATCCTGTGTACATTTTTCCAGTCGAAATTCGTACTGCTTTCCTGATATAAGTTTGTCAGTGAATGCTTGCAGTCTTTTTTTCGTATATTGTTCCAGAATTTTAGCCAGGTTACTTTTGATGGGCTTTTCGTTACGCCTCCTATGCTGCCAGTTTTGTGTATTAGTGTGATTGTGTTTTGTTTGTATGTGTGTGGTACCTTGCCTTGATGAATGCTATTACTGCACATGTGTTGAGTCTTTAATCAATGTTTGTTGAAaaggttaaccttccttttttatgGAACCAATAACTCTTCTAgactctttttagattatttaGACCCCATGGAATTCAGATAAGGTATGAACTACTAAATAAATTgaccgttttttggctgtaattACGGATCGGCTGTTTGTAGCGACTTCAGACTACGCGCAATTTCTTCCTCTCGTGAAATTACGTCGATGTAGCATGTGACAAAGATGGTTGCAGTTCATCTTTGaatatctgtaaaaaaataaattgaaataattcaaagcCGGTAGCTTTACTTGTTCTGCGATTTTAAACTCTCGCTTGGCTAATTTGACACTCAGGAATGCCAAAAATAAATCTCTAAAATATCCGAGGATCAACAGCTGGAAAACACGGTCGCTAGTGGTGAGTtgcaataaattgattttattacggatcagagtatattttttaaagtttcGAAACTTTCAGCTGCGGAGACTTCTGTGAATCAGTCCAGTCAAACTCTCTATAAAACATCTACAAAACATACGTTTTGTAGGGACTCTAAGTCAAGCATGTTACCATTCAGTGTCGAATTTTCAAGCATTATTCGTTAGTTCGCGCGTGTTACTATCGTACAATTTCTCACGTTACGACACCGATTTTCATAGAATGTATAGTCTACTGATTTACAGAAAATAGTATCTGGAGTCCCAACAGTTTATTTTCGTGGTATTGCACGTGCCCGCAGTAGATATCGTCCTTATACTAGCCCAGTTCTTTTATTCAATCATgcatctatctatctatcgtTATATCCCACGCCTTCTCCAACAAGGCTACCGTCACAGCATGGGCACCACAATGGTCGCTGGTTCGCATGTATGAAGTGCCTAAGATAATTTATATCTTGCGAAAAAGAGCAAGATCCCTTCTCAGCAACGCTCTGCGTCCCCGTCCTCCGGCGATGTGTCTATCATCCGATACAACAATTGGGTGAAACAAAGGTACGGTAGGTGTTGAATTCCATCGAGAGTTGACGGACGCCGCTGTCAGAACACAATAACTGGAAGAAGTGGGATAAATCAGGAATGCAAATACGAAACATTCGTACACAATTAACAACACACGTTTCCCTCCTTGTCATCAATATTTTATAGCTATCTATGACCGAACATCATGAGAGTAATAAACGTTCTCTGAGAATTCCATTAAATTGCACGTTAGCCGGAGCAACTCGCCACCGTATCCCCGCCCACATGAGTACATTGGTCAATTGCGGTAATTTGCTTATGATTTATTTAGGCTAGCCACTACGGCCGTTCGGGATGTCATGATTccgtaaattttgtttcataaCGCGTGCATGTCTGCGTAAATGCATTTATATATTCGTGACCAAAATTCTCGTGCAGtaaaggagagaaagaaaaaaaaaagaaaaataataccgaCGATAAGAAGAAGAGAGTCTTACGTATAATATCGAATAATCGTCGAACTCGATGAACTCACACACCTGAAACTTTGCTCACCTTTATTATATTCTCAAAAAACAAGAGCCTTGCTACCAGGTCAAAAGCAAATTTCAGGCGTAAGAGTAAAAATCGAGTGTTGTGGGATGTGTCGCGGTGAAGACTGTTCTCGGCTTCTGTTCGCCGTTGTATACGAGCATACGTgcgtatctatatatatatgtatatatgtgtgtatatatatatatatatatgtgtgtgtgtgtgtagcaACTGATGTCATCCAATTTATCCGGTGAACACGTAATAGCGACATTGCAGGATCCCGCAACTAGAGTACAGCGTACAATCTCTTTGTAACGCGCTCGAAGAGACAGGCAGGCAGAGACAGAGAGACGCAGACAGTCATACTGAGTGACTGACTGACGAGGTTCCCCTCCTTCTTTTCGTCTCCACTTTTTCTGCGCCGGCTGAGTTCCGTTTCCgccaaatttcattttactcgATTCCCTTATTCACGGTCCGCTGCAACGCCGTTACCGCCCCTCGTTCGCCTCCTTCGGCGCGccatctttttgtttttcattacgTTGGAACGGTTGTCGCAACTAAAACctgagaattgaaattttgtcgGAACAGGCATGATGAAAACTTTCGAGTACAGATACGGGACAACCGTCTGCGGCCTGCGAAGCCTCTCTCGACTTCACCCTGCTCCAGCCCTCGTCAATCGTTTTCACGGTTCACGATTTTACGCTTCGGTGGTGTGCACTTCGAGGAGTGTACAGTCGTTTCATCGAGCCAGTTGATGGTCGTCTCTCCTTGACCTGTCGCCCTCAGCTGTGTTTAGTCGATTATGGCACCGGAAGAACGTTACATGCTCCAGCGATCCCGACGGAGCCCAATTGTCTAGGAAGTCGTTTCCGTTCTGTTCCGCTACCCGGTTTGAAACTCGGTTGGCCGGTTGGCTGGCTCTGGATAACGTGCAGCTTGTACACACGGGTATATAAACTCTGTAGTATCCTGTTCTCCAGTCCTTCGGTACCACGAAAAGACTCTTTTTCGCTTTTCTCCACTGTCGAGATCTATATACTACTAAAATCTGCGCAACGATCAAGTCTGTGAGGATTAAAATACCGCAGACACACCTGAAACTTTGCTCACCCAGTTGTTAAAATCACGGGCAGAGCAAGGATTCAGGCCTAACTGTGGTATCTATCAATCGATTGATCGAATCTCGCTAACCTCGAACAGATAACAAATAAAAGGATATAAAAATACTCGATGAGATTCAGGTTTCTGGGTGAAGAACTGTCCAGCTTCCCAGCAACCGTTGTCGAATCACATCCAGCACCACTCTGCGTTTTCATCCTATTTGATTGCCCCGCGTCAAAACGAGGCTATTGATCTGtaacaaataacaaaaaaagtaaataagaAAACTCATTCTGTACACTAATTGCTACTGCTACTGTTACTGCTCGGTGTTTGCGGTATTGCCCAATATACCCGAAAAGCGTTCAATTCTGAGTAGTACCGCGGTTACCGACCATGTGACGCGTATACTTCGATCAATAAACAGTACATTCAATATCAGAAGAGAAACAAAGAGAATCAATCCGTAAAAAATCTGATCATATTCTCGAACGGTTTTATCTTGTCTTGCTGACGAATGACGAAGTCTGCCATCTGTAGCTGTGTAAACAATTATGAAATCTCATTTGCGAAATGAAATCATCTACAACTATAACAACGCGACAAGGACGCAGAACCATCGTGTTTAGGGTCATGATCCTGGAGTACGGTGACCCAAAAGAGGACCACAGAGTCAGCCCGATTTCTCGAGGGAGAAGGACGACAGTCGCGGCTCGCTTTGACCCGG
Proteins encoded in this region:
- the LOC107218868 gene encoding beta-1,4-galactosyltransferase 7 isoform X2 gives rise to the protein MKAFWKNSKVRYLFLCILITFVTSCIIGITPISLDECKCDIQGSPSKLIRQVQRTNQIKSGKHRLAILVPFRDRFDELLIFVPHMHKFLSKQNIRYHIFIVNQIDNYRFNRASLINAGFLEVQKEFDYIAMHDVDLLPMNDELLYHYPAQGPYHIASPELHPRYHYPTFVGGILLVNSRNFPSREQFVQVNGMSNKYWGWGLEDDEFYVRLKEAGLNVGRPENVSTGTHNTFKHIHDRNRKKRDMTKCYNQREVTRRRDRRTGLKDVSYELVDITELTIAGTPTITVFKVSLDCNKTDTPWCDCTKSDDMKGEKVEDKKKNKKSQHGS
- the LOC107218868 gene encoding beta-1,4-galactosyltransferase 7 isoform X1, with the translated sequence MKAFWKNSKVRYLFLCILITFVTSCIIGITPISLDECKCDIQGSPSKLIRQVQRTNQIKSGKHRLAILVPFRDRFDELLIFVPHMHKFLSKQNIRYHIFIVNQIDNYRFNRASLINAGFLEVQKEFDYIAMHDVDLLPMNDELLYHYPAQGPYHIASPELHPRYHYPTFVGGILLVNSSRNFPSREQFVQVNGMSNKYWGWGLEDDEFYVRLKEAGLNVGRPENVSTGTHNTFKHIHDRNRKKRDMTKCYNQREVTRRRDRRTGLKDVSYELVDITELTIAGTPTITVFKVSLDCNKTDTPWCDCTKSDDMKGEKVEDKKKNKKSQHGS
- the LOC107218868 gene encoding beta-1,4-galactosyltransferase 7 isoform X3, giving the protein MKAFWKNSKVRYLFLCILITFVTSCIIGITPISLDECKCDIQGSPSKLIRQVQRTNQIKSGKHRLAILVPFRDRFDELLIFVPHMHKFLSKQNIRYHIFIVNQIDNYRFNRASLINAGFLEVQKEFDYIAMHDVDLLPMNDELLYHYPAQGPYHIASPELHPRYHYPTFVGGILLVNREQFVQVNGMSNKYWGWGLEDDEFYVRLKEAGLNVGRPENVSTGTHNTFKHIHDRNRKKRDMTKCYNQREVTRRRDRRTGLKDVSYELVDITELTIAGTPTITVFKVSLDCNKTDTPWCDCTKSDDMKGEKVEDKKKNKKSQHGS